In Desulfomicrobium macestii, one DNA window encodes the following:
- a CDS encoding PilZ domain-containing protein, whose amino-acid sequence MINKRKSPRKASLERCRVELYSSAKGPFESRVVNYSDTGLMIEMDHPLTKGEPVKILFRPGDETARRIGENYCVGMVRWCAPQDGLYSSRYGVGLEMAQASACGKASRAA is encoded by the coding sequence ATGATCAACAAAAGAAAATCACCGCGCAAGGCCAGCCTGGAGCGTTGCCGTGTCGAACTGTACTCGTCGGCCAAAGGCCCGTTCGAGTCCCGCGTCGTCAACTACAGCGACACCGGCCTCATGATCGAGATGGATCATCCTCTGACCAAGGGAGAGCCTGTGAAAATCCTCTTCCGCCCCGGGGACGAAACCGCACGGAGAATCGGCGAAAACTACTGCGTAGGCATGGTCCGCTGGTGCGCGCCCCAGGACGGCCTGTATTCGAGCAGGTACGGGGTGGGTCTTGAAATGGCGCAAGCCTCGGCCTGCGGAAAGGCCTCCAGGGCGGCCTGA